Proteins encoded within one genomic window of Nasonia vitripennis strain AsymCx chromosome 2 unlocalized genomic scaffold, Nvit_psr_1.1 chr2_random0006, whole genome shotgun sequence:
- the LOC116416458 gene encoding proteoglycan 4-like: MPRRTRSRSLLTESRHVAEEEFVPPTFTAVPPDFVPPQWSTRHERTRDPNGPKSEETMHHELRVRDAIRRREMEEEEERERELLAGSDDEAGTVEPMEVAAFTLVSAETNTKVGEVRSPSSKVSPWLRLESAEERESREAVEELRRVVEKETGVDLPTQVEERTLDTRGLPQRPFTTRDARKGTTTPKKDPVCSTPEEPVMERKRGLQLKVKLSGLRYSGLKSIPTDSELDPPPYSCFNCWGRGHTVFNCPEPRHGKICLNCGRFGEDLNSCPRCRDRHAEYLATVGSHNGVTTRTSSPRPGTSREEAPRPTTPLSPEGTTATSRTASISRHSRERSITWATPHTKESPKSSPPRSPKSYSAGRPRSRRVDPYATTEPTTTSSSSTSSRSGSPPREESPTRGVAEAVAETLRLIDEVRDLPQDIRDSILRRTFCQPKPRRSRSRSPSQPNYSQLQPVE, from the exons ATGCCACGCCGAACTCGCTCCAGAAGCCTCCTGACGGAGTCACGACATGTTGCCGAGGAGGAGTTCGTGCCACCGACGTTTACTGCCGTGCCGCCAGATTTTGTGCCCCCGCAGTGGTCCACGAGACACGAGCGTACTCGTGACCCTAACGGCCCGAAGAGCGAGGAGACGATGCACCACGAGCTCAGGGTCCGGGACGCTATTCGTCGCCGAGAGAtggaagaggaagaggagagagagagagagctgttaGCCGGATCGGACGACGAGGCGGGAACAGTCGAGCCGATGGAGGTGGCCGCCTTCACTCTAGTATCGGCCGAGACCAACACCAAGGTGGGTGAAGTGAGGAGCCCGAGCTCCAAAGTCTCGCCGTGGCTTCGCCTGGAGAGCGCCGAGGAACGGGAGAGCAGAGAGGCCGTGGAGGAGTTGCGCCGCGTCGTGGAGAAGGAAACGGGTGTAGACCTCCCTACCCAGGTCGAAGAGCGTACTCTCGACACGAGAGGCCTACCCCAACGGCCCTTCACCACGCGCGATGCTCGCAAGGGCACCACGACCCCAAAAAAGGACCCCGTATGCTCTACTCCCGAAGAACCGGTAATGGAAAGGAAGAGAGGACTCCAGTTGAAGGTGAAGTTGTCAGGCCTCCGGTACAGCGGGCTGAAGTCCATTCCCACGGACTCTGAACTGGATCCACCCCCATACAGTTGTTTCAACTGTTGGGGGAGAGGCCACACAGTCTTCAACTGCCCAGAACCGAGACACGGCAAAATCTGCCTAAATTGTGGTAGATTTGGAGAGGACCTCAACTCGTGCCCGCGCTGTCGGGACCGCCACGCTGAGTATTTGGCGACGGTAGGCTCTCACAACGGTGTAACGACCAGGACGTCAAGCCCTAGGCCCGGAACGAGTCGAGAGGAGGCACCTCGCCCCACAACACCTCTGTCACCCGAAGGAACGACAGCCACCTCCCGCACGGCGTCCATCTCCCGTCACAGCCGAGAGAGATCCATCACCTGGGCCACCCCGCACACCAAGGAGTCTCCCAAGTCCTCACCGCCTCGTAGCCCCAAAAGCTACTCGGCTGGGCGTCCGCGAAGTCGGAGGGTGGATCCTTATGCGACAACCGAACCCACTACCACCTCCAGCTCTTCTACCTCGTCCAGGAGTGGATCACCGCCTAGAGAGGAGTCTCCCACCCGTGGAGTAGCTGAGGCTGTAGCCGAGACGTTACGCCTCATTGATGAGGTCCGAGATCTGCCCCAGGACATCAGGGATTCGATCTTGAGGCGAACTTTCTGCCAGCCGAAACCCAGACGATCCAGGAGTAGGTCGCCCTCACAGCCAAACTACAGCCAGTTACAGCCAGTAGA GTAG